CGCAATCCACCAGGCCCGTCAGCGTGGTGAAGGGAAGGTCGAAGCGGTTGACCGGATGGGTAAAATAGAGCGCGTAGCCGTCCGGTGCCTCGATGGTCCAGAGATTGTTGAACTTGAGCAAGAAACGGCCGGGCTCGAACAAGGGCGTGCCCGTGACCTGGCTGGAATCGTGGAATCCGATCGGCGAGCGCGTGAACGAGACCTCGCCCCCCGGTGGCAGATCGAAGTCCCAGGTGAATTCACCGTTCTGCACCCAGACGTCGCACACCAGCGGGATCAGGAAGCCCGACGTCATGGCATCGACGAACGGCGGACAGCGCTTCACCGTCGGTGTCGGCTGCTGCCCGATCGCGTTGAAGGCCTCTGCCGGCATCGTCCGTAGCCAGTCGGGCAATCCCTGGGCCGCCGGCACCGGCGGCGGGATCAAGCCGTCCAGCTCCGCGGGGCAGCGGAACGTCAGGGTCGTGTCGTCGTCGGGATTGGACATCACGGCCACCTGGGATTTGCCGCTGGAGCTTATTGCTCCAAATGTCCTAACGCGTCCGATTGCGTCTGACGAGGCCATGGGACGGCGCGCCCATGAGAAAAGCCCCGTGCTCGGGGGACAAGCACGGGGCCCTTCAAAGCCGACTGGGGCTGGAAAGTCGGCACCACTCTGTTTCGCTGCATCCAACGTGTCGACAGTGATGTCGTTCCAGCCCGCCGACACATTTTGTGGTATCGGTTGCCACGGCGTCAGAGCAGGAACATCCGTTCCCCGTCGACGTTGGTCGGTGATGACCGACACCGAATTGCGCGCACAGTCCTTCGAGATCGCCTGGAGATATCTCGATCGATCCGGCCTGCTCACAGGTGAGCACAGCGAGGCGGCGCGATTCATCCTGAACAGAATCGATCGCATGATGCTGCGCGGAGAGCGGCGCAGACTGCTGCTGTCGAACGCTGCGATCGATGCTTATCGGCTGCGGCCCGTGCTTGTGAGCGCATGATCGAGCTGGACGCAACCAGTCGTTAACGAACGCTCAGCGCCTCATTTGACGATCGCGATTCGTGCCTCGCGAACGAAGCGGAGTCGGATCGTGAACAAACGAAAAGCCCCCGAAGGGGCTTTAAGTCTCAGGCGGCTTCCGTCTTCGGTACGGCGTCGGCATTCACTGAAAGCTTGACGACATCGCCTTCGACGGCACCGACATATTTCGTGTCGATGTAGTGATGATGGTCCTTGTGACCTTCCGGGCTGTCCTTGCGCGTCAGCTTGATCCGGTTGCCCTCGATGCGGTCGACGGTGCCGACATGTGCGCCGTCCTTGCCGATGATTTTCATGTGCTCTCTGATGTCAGCCATGTTTGTCCTCCTTGCGTGGGTCTCAACGGCCAAGACCGAAGTTCGTTGCAGCAGATTGGCGTTGGACCCAAGGTCCTTTCCGCACGTTGAACGTTCGATCGGATCTGCCAAGACGCACATGGAGACGATTGGAGCCTATCTGGAGCGAAAGCAGGAGGAACTCAGGCTGTTGAACGAGTGCCTGAGAAACCGGCTCGATTTGGCGTGTCCGCGTTCCGTCGACGATATCGTCAGGTCCAAATTCCAGATCACCGCGGCGCTGAGGGCGGAGCAGGAGCTGCACGACTGGAAGGCGACGGAGACGGCCTGGTCGCATACGGCCGATCGCGTCAGCGGGCCCTTCGCGTTTAGTTACGACTACCAGCGGGCTGATCTGACGGTGCGCGGTCCTTCATTCTACGAATTTGACTGCGGCTGCACGATCACGGCGATCTATACGGCCTCGGGCATGGCCGCGATCTCCGCCGTGCTGCTGGCCTCCGCGCACATCGTCGAGAAGGCCGACATCCTGGTGCTTCCCGGCTCCTACGGCGAGACGCTGGAGCTGATCCGGGGCTTCGTTCCTCATTTGCGGCTCGTGGCCTTGAAGCTGCCGCTGGTCGACGCGCTCGCTTCGGGGAATTCGCCGCGAATTCTCTTGCTGGATTCCTGTTCCTTCGCCGGCGCTTTCGAGGCCGTGCTCCGAAGCGACGGCTCCGGTCTCGATCTCCTGGTTTTCGATACGACGTGCTTCGCCGGCCGTTCGGGCCGGATCCGGCGGGTCCTGAAATGGGCCCAGCGATACGGAATTCCACTGGTGCTGGTGCGCAGCCACAACAAGCTCGATTCGCTCGGAGCGGAATACGGCCGGCTCGGCTCGGCCGTTTTCGTGCACGGGAATGGGGCCCGGCAGCGGGCAGGACGCCCTGACTGGAGTGGTCTTGCGTCCGAAACCCGCAACGCGGTGCGACTGCTCGGCGGTGCGGCGTTGCCGGCGCATTTCCCGCCCTTCGTGGGCAGCGCCGCCTATTTGGCCCTCACCAAGCGGCGCGTCGCTGCGATCCTCCGCAACAGCCGAAGGATGGCTCGATATCTTGCCCCGAAGCTCCCGGCGCAATCGACCGAGCTCTATTTCACCCACGGTCTCTACGTCACCCTTCGGGGCAAGCGCCCGCTCGACGAGGCCGGCGCGCGGCAGGCTGCCGAGGAGATGAGCAACGAGCTTCGCGCCAAAGGCTTCCCGATCCGCCACGCCGGCAGCTTCGGATTCGACTTCGCCGCGACGGAATGGTTTCACGATGCGACCACGGATCAGTACAGCGTCCGGGTGACGGTCCCGGATTTGCCGACGGAGCTGTGGGACGATCTCACCGCGTCGGTTGCGCGGTGGTGGCAGGCCCATCACTGGGCGGGTGGAGAAGCTTGAATGTTTGGCGATAGGGCGAGGAGGGCGCCTCAATCTCAATCGACCGCCAGGCAATGCTCCAGGGTCGGCTTTTCGGTGTTGGCACGGCTGGGACGTGCCCATTCCTGAACGGCGAAGGCGAGGTGATGCTGGCCCATCGCAACGCCGACGATCGAGGCCTGGGCCACCTTGATGGGCTTGGTGACCACACTGGTATTCACCACACCTGCGTCGATTGCCAGATACGTCATCGCACCGATCGCCACCACAGATGCGATCGCCATTCTCGTCAATTCGGATTGCTGCATCAAAAAACCTGCCGGGCGCATCTCACCCGGCGCATAGATAGGGCTGATCGGCGTCGTTCAAAGGCCTGGGTATGGTTACCCACGCGTTCGTGAAGAGCGGACGATTGGCGATGAGATGGCGATCCCGGCAGGACTCGAACCTGCAACCCGCGGAGTAGAAATCCGCTACTCTATCCAGTTGAGCTACGGGACCGTCTTGGGCCGCCCCGTTTTGGGGGCTGGCTGTTCATCTAGCATGCCAATATGAAAAATATCGTCTTTCGCCAAGCCTGAACCGAACCGTTTTCCTTAATGCCGCGACAAAGCGGAACGGTGGCGTGTCAGGGTGCCGGGTTGAGCGGCAGCGGACTGGACGATGGATCACATCGCCGGAAACGCTGAGGAGCTTCCGGGATGCGGCCGCCGGTCGATCGATCTGGTATTGCTGCGCCATCTGGACGGCGTGCGCGACGGTATCTTGATCGGTCTCCTCTGGGCTTGCCTTGTCATGGCGAATGAGACGATTTGCAGCTTTGGTTCCATCGCCTTGAGTCCGTCACCTTTCCGCGCATTTCATGCTGCCCGCGGGCGGCTGTCCGCGATTTCCTGGAGTCCATCATGATCGGTCTTGTTCGCGCCGTCACACTCTGCGCCGCGCTGGCGCTCGGCCTTAGCGCCGCCCAGGCCGCCGACAAGGCGTTCAAGCGCGACGATCTCGCCGATTCCGCGATCAAGCTGGAGGCGCAGATCAAGAGCGAAGCGGGGCCGGTCGCCAAGACCAGCGCGACGCTGAAGACGGACGCCGACGCCGCCTTCCGGCGCAATGATTACCGCTCGGGGCTGTCGGTGCTCGGCCAGATCGCGGCGACCACGCCGGAAGACACCGGCAACTGGCTGCGGCTCGCCAAGGTCATCTTCCAGATATCGCCGAAAAGCTCGAGCGAGCAAACCTTCCTATTGGAGCGCGCCTCGACCGCCGCCTACATTGCCTATCAGCGGGCCGGCAACCCGGGCGAGGAGGCGGACGCGCTTGCCGTGCTCGGCAAGGCGCTGGCGGAACGGAAACTCTGGCGGCCGGCGCTGGATTCGCTGCGGCTCTCGCTCGACCTGCGCGAAGTCGCCGACGTCCGCGGCCAGTATGAGAAGATGCGCAATGAGCACGGCTTCCGGCTGCTCGACTACACGGTGGACTCGGATTCGGCGAGCCCGCGCGCCTGCTTCCAGTTCTCGGAGGAACTGGCAAAACGCACCGACTTTGCGCCGTTCCTGGCGCTCGCGGGCCAGGACAAGCCGGCGCTGTCGGCCGAGGGCAAGCAGCTCTGCGTTGACGGGCTGAAGCACGGTGAGCGCTACAACATCAATCTGCGCGCCGGCCTGCCGTCCACGGTGAAGGAAGGCCTGCCCAAATCGGCCGAGTTCAATGTCTATGTGCGCGACCGCAAGCCCTTCGTGCGCTTCACCAGCCGCGCCTACGTGCTGCCGAAGACCGGCCAGCGCGGCATTCCCGTGGTCAGCGTCAACACGCCCGCGGTCAATCTCAACGTGTTCCGGATCGGTGACCGCAACCTGATCAACACGGTGGTCGACAGCGACTTCCAGAAGACGCTGTCCAAGTACCAGCTCAGCGATCTCGGCGACGAGCGCGGCGTCAAGGTCTGGTCCGGCGAGCTCGCGACCGCGATGACGCTGAACCAGGACGTCACCACGGCATTCCCGGTCGATCAGGCCCTCGGCGAGCTCCAGCCGGGTGTCTACGTGATGACGGCCGCCGCCAAGGGCCCAGGCTCGGACGACGAGTACCAGCTCGCCACGCAATGGTTCATCGTCTCCGATCTCGGGGTCGCTGCCTATTCCGGCAATGACGGCATCCACGTGTTCGTCAACTCGCTGGCCTCGACCGATCCGGTCGGCAAGGCCGAGGTGCGGCTGGTTGCCCGCAACAATGAGATCCTGGCCACCCGCAAGACCGACGAGTCCGGCCACGTACTGTTCGAGGCCGGCCTTGCGCGCGGCGAGGGCGGCCTGTCGCCGGCGATGCTCACCGTGACTGGCGAGAAGGCCGATTATGCCTTCCTCAGCCTGAAGTCCTCCGCCTTCGACCTGTCCGACCGCGGCGTTTCGGGGCGCGCGGTGCCTGCCGGCGCCGACGCCTTCGTTTATGCCGAGCGCGGCGTCTACCGGTCCAGCGAGACCGTCTATCTCACCGCGCTCCTGCGCGATGGGCAGGGCAATGCAGTCGCCGGCGGGCCGCTGACGCTGGTGATCGAGCGCCCCGACGGCGTCGAATTCCGCCGCGCCGTGCTGTCCGACCAGGGCGCCGGCGGCCGTACGCTGGCCGTGACGCTCAATTCGGCGGTGCCGACCGGAACCTGGCGGGCGCGCGCCTTCACCGACCCCAAGGGCTCCTCGGTCGGCGAGACCACCTTCATGGTCGAGGATTACGTCCCCGATCGGATCGAATTCGACTTGTCCGCCAAGGAGAAGCTGATCAAGGCTAATGCTCCAGTGGAGCTCAAGGCGGACGGCCATTTCCTCTATGGCGCGCCGGCCTCCGGCCTTCAGCTCGAAGGCGACATGCTGGTCGCGCCCGCGGCCGAACGCCCGGGCTTTGCCGGCTATCAGTTCGGCGTCGCCGACGAGGAGACCACGTCGAACGAGCGCACGCCGCTGGAGAACCTGCCCGAGGCCGACGCCAATGGCGTTGCGACCTTCCCGGTGACACTGGACAAGCAGCCTGCCTCGACCCGTCCGCAGGAGGCGCAGATCTTCGTCCGCATGGTCGAGACCGGTGGCCGCGCCGTCGAGCGCAAGATCGTGCTGCCGGTCGCGCCCACCGCGGCGCAGATCGGCGTCAAGCCGCTGTTCGGCGAGAAGAACGTCGCCGAGGGCGACAAGGCCGAGTTCGACATCGTGTTCGTCTCGCCGGAGGGCGAGAGGCTGCGCCGCGACGGCCTGCGCTACGAGCTCCTGAAGATGGAGTCGCGCTACCAATGGTATCGCCAGAACAATTACTGGGAATACGAGCCGGTCAAATCGACCTCGCGCGTCGCTGACGGTGACGTGACCGTTGCCGCCGACAAGCCGACGCGGCTTTCGCTCAGCCCCCAGCCCGGCCGCTACCGGCTCGACGTGAAGTCGAACGAAGCCGATGGCCCGGTGACTTCGGTGCAGTTCGACGTCGGCTGGTATTCCGACGGCAGCGCCGACACGCCGGACCTCCTGGAGACCTCGATCGACAAGCCGCAATATTCCTCCGGCGACACCATGACGGTGTCGGTCAATGTCCGCAGTGCCGGCAAGCTGACCATCAACGTGCTCGGCGACCGCCTGCTGACGACGCAGACCATCGACGTCAAGGAGGGCACCGCCCAGGTGAAGCTTCCGGTCGGCAAGGATTGGGGCACCGGTGCCTACGTCGTGGCGACGCTGCGCCGTCCGCTCGATGCCGCTGCCCAGCGCATGCCGGGCCGGGCGATCGGCCTGAAATGGTTCGGCATCGACAAGCAGGCCCGCACGTTGCAGGTGAAGCTGACGCCACCTGCGCTGATCCGGCCGAATGCGACGTTGAAGATTCCGGTCAAGCTCGACGGGCTCAATCCGGGCGAGGACGCCAAGGTCGTGATCGCCGCCGTCGATGTCGGTATTCTCAACCTCACCAATTACAAGCCGCCGGCTCCGGACGATTACTATCTCGGCCAGCGCCGCCTGAGTGCCGAGATCCGCGATCTCTATGGGCAACTGATCGACGGCATGTCCGGCACGCGCGGCCAGATCAAGTCCGGCGGCGATGCCGGTGCGGGCGAATTGCAGGGCTCTCCACCCGCGCAAAAGCCGCTCGCGCTCTATTCGGGCATCGTGACCGTCGCCGCTGACGGTACCGCCGAAGTGAGCTTCGACATTCCGGAGTTCGCCGGCACGGCGCGCGTGATGGCGGTGGCGTGGACGGCGAGCAAGCTCGGCCGTGCCAACACGGATGTGGTGATCCGCGACCCCGTGGTGCTGACCACGACGCTGCCGCGCTTCCTGCTCAATGGCGACCGCGGCACGGTCAATCTCGAGATCGACAATGTCGAGGGCCAGGCCGGCGACTACGTCATCAACGTGAAGACCGGCGGCCCGGTGAAGATGACGGGCAATCCCGCCACCACGGTCAAGCTCGCCGCCAAGCAGCGCAACTCGTTCGCGCTCGCGATCGATGCGACGGCCGCGGGGCAGGCGACGCTCGACGTCGACATCAAGGGCCCGAACGGCCTGGCTCTGGCGCGCCACTATGCGCTCGACGTCAAGGCGGCGACCCAAGTGCTGGCGCGGCGTTCGATCCGGACCCTGGCGAAGGGCGAGAGCCTGACGCTGACCTCGGACATGTTCTCCGACCTCGTCCCGGGCACCGGCAGCGTCTCGGTCTCGGCGAGCCTGTCGACGGCGCTCGACGCCGCGACGATCCTCAAGGCGCTCGACCGTTACCCCTATGGCTGCTCGGAGCAGATCACGAGCCGTGCCATGCCGCTGCTGTATGTCAATGACCTCGCAGCCGGCGCGCACCTCGCCATGGACACCGAGGTCGACCAGCGCATCCGCGACGCGATCGAGCGGCTCCTGGCACGCCAAGGTTCAAACGGCTCGTTCGGGCTGTGGTCGGCCGGCGGCGACGATGAATGGCTGGACGCCTATGTGACGGACTTCCTGACCCGCGCCCGCGAGAAGGGCTTCGCGGTGCCTGACGTGCTGTTCAAGAACGCGCTCGACCGCATCCGCAACTCCGTCGTCAATGCCGACGAGCCGGAGAAGGACGGTGGGCGCGAGCTCGCCTACGGCCTCTACGTGCTCGCGCGCAATGGTGCGGCCCCCATTGGCGATCTCCGCTATCTCGCCGACACCAAGCTCGCCAACCTCGCAACGCCGATCGCGAAGTCGCAGCTTGCGGCGGCGCTGGCGCTGGTCGGCGATCGCAACCGCGCTGAGCGTGTGTACAGCGCTGCGCTCGACAGCCTCGCGCCGAAGCCCGCGCTGGAGTTCGGCCGTACCGACTACGGCTCGCAGCTTCGCGATGCCGCGGCTTTGGTGTCGCTTGCCAGCGAAGGCAATGCGCCGAAGGCGACGCTGACGCAGGCGGTCTCGCGGGTCGAGACCGCGCGCGGGCTGACGCCCTACACCTCCACGCAGGAGAATGCGTGGCTGGTGCTGGCCGCGCGTGCGCTAGCCAAGGAGAACCTGTCCATGGAGGTGGACGGCCAGCCGGTCAAGACCGCGCTCTATCGCAGCTACAAGTCCGCGACGGTGGAAGGCAAGCCGCTGAAGATCACCAACACCGGCGATGCGCCGGTGCAGGCGGTGGTCTCGGTGTCGGGCTCGCCGGTGACGCCGGAGCCGGCGGCGTCGAACGGCTTCAAGATCGAGCGCAATTACTTCACGCTCGACGGCAAGCCCGCCGACATCAGCAAGGTCA
The nucleotide sequence above comes from Bradyrhizobium sp. NDS-1. Encoded proteins:
- a CDS encoding DUF2171 domain-containing protein; amino-acid sequence: MADIREHMKIIGKDGAHVGTVDRIEGNRIKLTRKDSPEGHKDHHHYIDTKYVGAVEGDVVKLSVNADAVPKTEAA
- a CDS encoding alpha-2-macroglobulin family protein, producing MIGLVRAVTLCAALALGLSAAQAADKAFKRDDLADSAIKLEAQIKSEAGPVAKTSATLKTDADAAFRRNDYRSGLSVLGQIAATTPEDTGNWLRLAKVIFQISPKSSSEQTFLLERASTAAYIAYQRAGNPGEEADALAVLGKALAERKLWRPALDSLRLSLDLREVADVRGQYEKMRNEHGFRLLDYTVDSDSASPRACFQFSEELAKRTDFAPFLALAGQDKPALSAEGKQLCVDGLKHGERYNINLRAGLPSTVKEGLPKSAEFNVYVRDRKPFVRFTSRAYVLPKTGQRGIPVVSVNTPAVNLNVFRIGDRNLINTVVDSDFQKTLSKYQLSDLGDERGVKVWSGELATAMTLNQDVTTAFPVDQALGELQPGVYVMTAAAKGPGSDDEYQLATQWFIVSDLGVAAYSGNDGIHVFVNSLASTDPVGKAEVRLVARNNEILATRKTDESGHVLFEAGLARGEGGLSPAMLTVTGEKADYAFLSLKSSAFDLSDRGVSGRAVPAGADAFVYAERGVYRSSETVYLTALLRDGQGNAVAGGPLTLVIERPDGVEFRRAVLSDQGAGGRTLAVTLNSAVPTGTWRARAFTDPKGSSVGETTFMVEDYVPDRIEFDLSAKEKLIKANAPVELKADGHFLYGAPASGLQLEGDMLVAPAAERPGFAGYQFGVADEETTSNERTPLENLPEADANGVATFPVTLDKQPASTRPQEAQIFVRMVETGGRAVERKIVLPVAPTAAQIGVKPLFGEKNVAEGDKAEFDIVFVSPEGERLRRDGLRYELLKMESRYQWYRQNNYWEYEPVKSTSRVADGDVTVAADKPTRLSLSPQPGRYRLDVKSNEADGPVTSVQFDVGWYSDGSADTPDLLETSIDKPQYSSGDTMTVSVNVRSAGKLTINVLGDRLLTTQTIDVKEGTAQVKLPVGKDWGTGAYVVATLRRPLDAAAQRMPGRAIGLKWFGIDKQARTLQVKLTPPALIRPNATLKIPVKLDGLNPGEDAKVVIAAVDVGILNLTNYKPPAPDDYYLGQRRLSAEIRDLYGQLIDGMSGTRGQIKSGGDAGAGELQGSPPAQKPLALYSGIVTVAADGTAEVSFDIPEFAGTARVMAVAWTASKLGRANTDVVIRDPVVLTTTLPRFLLNGDRGTVNLEIDNVEGQAGDYVINVKTGGPVKMTGNPATTVKLAAKQRNSFALAIDATAAGQATLDVDIKGPNGLALARHYALDVKAATQVLARRSIRTLAKGESLTLTSDMFSDLVPGTGSVSVSASLSTALDAATILKALDRYPYGCSEQITSRAMPLLYVNDLAAGAHLAMDTEVDQRIRDAIERLLARQGSNGSFGLWSAGGDDEWLDAYVTDFLTRAREKGFAVPDVLFKNALDRIRNSVVNADEPEKDGGRELAYGLYVLARNGAAPIGDLRYLADTKLANLATPIAKSQLAAALALVGDRNRAERVYSAALDSLAPKPALEFGRTDYGSQLRDAAALVSLASEGNAPKATLTQAVSRVETARGLTPYTSTQENAWLVLAARALAKENLSMEVDGQPVKTALYRSYKSATVEGKPLKITNTGDAPVQAVVSVSGSPVTPEPAASNGFKIERNYFTLDGKPADISKVKQNQRFAVVLKITEAKPEYGHIMVSDYLPAGLEIDNPRLVSSGDSGTLDWIEDGEEPEDTEFRDDRFTAAVDRASDSKSVFTVAYIVRAVSPGKYVLPQAYVEDMYNPSRYGRTGTGNVEVRAAK